One Peterkaempfera bronchialis DNA window includes the following coding sequences:
- a CDS encoding response regulator transcription factor, with translation MAHETVTVLVYSDDRNTREQVRLALGRRPAADLPAVEYLECATAPAVVRALDATRKSGGGIDLCVLDGEAVPAGGMGLCRQLKDEIYGCPPVLVLIGRPQDSWLAAWSRADAAVSHPVDPVALAGAAAELLRSRAADRAHAAS, from the coding sequence ATGGCGCACGAGACCGTCACCGTCCTCGTCTACAGCGACGACCGCAATACCCGCGAGCAGGTGCGCCTGGCCCTCGGCCGGCGGCCCGCGGCCGACCTGCCGGCGGTGGAGTACCTGGAGTGCGCGACGGCGCCCGCGGTGGTCCGCGCGCTGGACGCCACCCGTAAGAGCGGAGGCGGCATCGACCTCTGCGTGCTGGACGGCGAGGCGGTGCCGGCCGGCGGCATGGGCCTCTGCCGCCAGCTCAAGGACGAGATCTACGGCTGCCCGCCGGTGCTGGTGCTGATCGGCCGGCCGCAGGACTCCTGGCTGGCCGCCTGGAGCCGCGCCGACGCCGCCGTCTCCCACCCGGTCGACCCGGTGGCACTGGCCGGAGCCGCGGCCGAGCTGCTGCGCTCCCGGGCCGCCGACCGGGCGCACGCCGCGTCCTGA
- the qcrA gene encoding cytochrome bc1 complex Rieske iron-sulfur subunit, producing the protein MSEENLPERRSSESHEVAAHDDPFADPGLPPHEVRRTDIDERAAKRAERQVALLFTVSMLATVAFIASYVAFDIDTIVFIWPFGHVSLLNFALGITLGVALFCIGAGAVHWARTLMSDVEVADERHPIEASEEVRSKVIADFKQGAAESGFGRRKLLRNTLIGSMALVPLSGVVLLRDLGPLPEKKLEHTGWDQATPAAPLKLVSMNTEQPLKAEDITVGSLVFAMPETLSMDSENFQEAIAKDAVMLVRIAPEDIKDRPSRDMGFEGVLAFSKICTHVGCPISLYEQQTHHVLCPCHQSTFDLADGARVIFGPAGHPLPQLAIKTDAQGNLIATGDFNAPVGPSYWERA; encoded by the coding sequence ATGTCTGAAGAGAACCTGCCGGAGCGCCGCAGCTCCGAGAGCCACGAGGTGGCCGCGCACGACGACCCGTTCGCCGACCCGGGGCTGCCGCCCCACGAGGTCCGCCGCACGGACATCGACGAGCGGGCTGCCAAGCGCGCCGAGCGCCAGGTGGCGCTGCTGTTCACGGTCTCGATGCTGGCCACCGTCGCCTTCATCGCCTCGTATGTCGCCTTCGACATCGACACGATCGTGTTCATCTGGCCGTTCGGCCACGTCAGCCTCCTCAACTTCGCCCTGGGCATCACCCTCGGCGTCGCGCTCTTCTGCATCGGCGCCGGCGCGGTCCACTGGGCCCGCACGCTGATGTCGGACGTCGAGGTCGCCGACGAGCGCCACCCGATCGAGGCTTCGGAGGAGGTCCGGAGCAAGGTCATCGCCGACTTCAAGCAGGGCGCCGCCGAGAGCGGCTTCGGCCGCCGCAAGCTGCTCCGCAACACCCTGATCGGCTCCATGGCGCTGGTCCCGCTCTCCGGTGTGGTGCTGCTGCGCGACCTCGGGCCGCTGCCCGAGAAGAAGCTGGAGCACACCGGCTGGGACCAGGCCACCCCGGCCGCGCCGCTCAAGCTGGTCTCGATGAACACCGAGCAGCCGCTGAAGGCCGAGGACATCACGGTCGGCTCGCTGGTCTTCGCCATGCCCGAGACCCTGTCGATGGACTCCGAGAACTTCCAGGAGGCCATCGCCAAGGACGCGGTGATGCTGGTGCGCATCGCGCCGGAGGACATCAAGGACCGCCCCTCGCGTGACATGGGCTTCGAGGGCGTCCTCGCCTTCTCGAAGATCTGCACCCACGTCGGCTGCCCGATCAGCCTGTACGAGCAGCAGACCCACCACGTGCTGTGCCCCTGCCACCAGTCCACGTTCGACCTCGCCGACGGCGCCCGGGTGATCTTCGGCCCGGCCGGCCACCCGCTGCCGCAGCTGGCGATCAAGACGGACGCGCAGGGCAACCTGATCGCCACGGGTGACTTCAACGCGCCCGTCGGCCCGAGCTACTGGGAACGCGCATGA
- the trpD gene encoding anthranilate phosphoribosyltransferase, producing MANVAPANGGGDPVQARSWPDVLTALVQRQDLTEADTAWAMARIMSGEATPVQVAGFMVALRAKGETVEEVSGLVEAMYAYAEPLEVPGPAVDIVGTGGDRAKTVNISTMSAIVAAAAGAKVVKHGNRASSSASGSSDVLEKLGISLDLSARRVAEVAEEVGITFCFAARFHPAMRHAAPARSELAIPTAFNFLGPLTNPARVTSSAIGCFDTRMAGIMAGVLARRGSTALVFRGDDGLDELTVTAPSHVWVVRDGAVTETAFDPRDLDIPLVPIEALRGADASHNAEVARRLLAGERGPVRDAVLLNTAAALTALDLTEAPLTEQLAAGVQRAADALDTGAAQRTLERWAAATARG from the coding sequence ATGGCGAACGTGGCACCTGCGAACGGCGGCGGCGACCCCGTGCAGGCACGGTCCTGGCCGGATGTCCTGACTGCACTCGTGCAGCGCCAGGACCTCACCGAGGCCGACACCGCCTGGGCCATGGCACGGATCATGAGCGGCGAGGCCACCCCGGTCCAGGTGGCCGGGTTCATGGTGGCGCTGCGCGCCAAGGGCGAGACCGTGGAGGAGGTCAGCGGCCTGGTCGAGGCGATGTACGCCTACGCCGAGCCGCTGGAGGTCCCCGGGCCCGCCGTGGACATCGTCGGGACCGGCGGCGACCGGGCCAAGACGGTCAACATCTCCACCATGTCGGCGATCGTCGCCGCCGCCGCCGGGGCCAAGGTCGTCAAGCACGGCAACCGGGCCTCCTCCTCCGCCAGCGGCTCCTCCGACGTACTGGAGAAGCTGGGCATCAGCCTGGACCTCTCCGCCCGCCGGGTGGCGGAGGTCGCCGAGGAGGTCGGCATCACCTTCTGCTTCGCGGCCAGGTTCCACCCCGCGATGCGGCACGCCGCCCCGGCCCGCAGCGAGCTGGCCATCCCCACCGCGTTCAACTTCCTCGGCCCGCTCACCAATCCGGCCAGGGTCACCTCCTCCGCGATCGGCTGCTTCGACACCCGGATGGCCGGGATCATGGCCGGGGTGCTGGCCCGGCGCGGCTCCACCGCCCTGGTCTTCCGAGGCGACGACGGCCTGGACGAGCTCACCGTCACCGCCCCCTCCCACGTCTGGGTGGTCCGGGACGGCGCCGTCACCGAGACCGCCTTCGACCCGCGCGACCTGGACATCCCGCTGGTCCCCATCGAGGCGCTGCGCGGCGCCGACGCCTCCCACAACGCCGAGGTGGCCCGCCGGCTGCTGGCCGGGGAGCGCGGACCGGTACGGGACGCGGTGCTGCTCAACACCGCCGCGGCCCTCACCGCGCTGGACCTCACCGAAGCGCCGCTGACCGAGCAGTTGGCGGCCGGTGTCCAGCGGGCGGCGGACGCCCTCGACACCGGGGCGGCGCAACGCACCCTGGAGCGCTGGGCGGCGGCCACCGCGCGCGGCTGA
- the ctaE gene encoding aa3-type cytochrome oxidase subunit III: MSVVATATAVETGHAHGSVNRPNMVSVGTIVWLSSELMFFAALFAMYFTLRSVTGPDFWHSKAHALNVPFSATNTTILVLSSFTCQMGVFAAERGDVKKLRSWFVLTFIMGAIFIGGQIFEYTELVKEDGLSLSSDPYGTVFYLTTGFHGLHVTGGLIAFLLVLGRTYAARRFTHEQATAAIVVSYYWHFVDVVWIGLFATIYLIK; the protein is encoded by the coding sequence ATGTCGGTCGTGGCGACAGCAACAGCAGTAGAAACCGGGCACGCGCACGGATCGGTCAACCGACCGAACATGGTCAGCGTCGGAACCATCGTCTGGTTGAGTTCCGAACTGATGTTCTTCGCGGCCCTCTTCGCGATGTACTTCACGCTCCGGTCCGTGACGGGGCCCGACTTCTGGCACTCGAAGGCGCATGCGCTCAACGTGCCCTTCTCCGCGACCAACACCACGATCCTGGTGCTCTCCTCGTTCACCTGCCAGATGGGTGTCTTCGCCGCCGAGCGCGGCGACGTGAAGAAGCTCCGCTCGTGGTTCGTGCTGACCTTCATCATGGGCGCGATCTTCATCGGCGGTCAGATCTTCGAGTACACCGAGCTGGTCAAGGAGGACGGCCTGTCGCTGTCCTCGGACCCGTACGGCACGGTGTTCTACCTGACCACCGGCTTCCACGGCCTCCACGTGACGGGTGGCCTGATCGCCTTCCTGCTGGTCCTCGGCCGTACGTACGCCGCCAGGCGGTTCACCCACGAGCAGGCCACGGCCGCCATCGTGGTGTCCTACTACTGGCACTTCGTCGACGTCGTCTGGATCGGCCTCTTCGCGACCATCTACCTGATCAAGTAG
- the qcrC gene encoding cytochrome bc1 complex diheme cytochrome c subunit, whose product MKKLSARRRHPLAALVVLLFALAATGGLYAAFAPAEKAQADTSSQSLSIEEGKKLYAVGCSSCHGLNGQGSSDGPTLVGVGGAAVDFQVGTGRMPAQQPGAQVPAKKNIYSQAQIDQLAAYVASLGPGPVPPLPGQYDPAKGDVAAGGELFRTNCAQCHNFAGKGGALTNGKYAPALDSTSPKHIYEAMQTGPQNMPSFPDSVMPEKQKRDIVAYVRHAAEAPSPGGMDLGSLGPVAEGLFGWIFGLGALIAVAIWVAAHTTKAKKS is encoded by the coding sequence GTGAAAAAGCTCTCCGCACGACGGCGCCACCCGCTGGCGGCGCTTGTCGTCCTACTCTTCGCGCTCGCGGCCACCGGGGGGCTGTACGCCGCGTTCGCGCCCGCCGAGAAGGCGCAGGCCGACACCTCCTCGCAGTCGCTCAGCATCGAGGAGGGCAAGAAGCTCTACGCCGTCGGCTGCTCCTCCTGCCACGGCCTCAACGGCCAGGGCTCCAGCGACGGCCCGACGCTGGTGGGCGTGGGCGGGGCTGCGGTCGACTTCCAGGTCGGTACCGGACGCATGCCGGCGCAGCAGCCCGGCGCGCAGGTGCCTGCCAAGAAGAACATCTACTCGCAGGCCCAGATCGACCAGCTCGCCGCGTATGTCGCCTCGCTCGGCCCTGGTCCGGTGCCCCCGCTGCCGGGCCAGTACGACCCGGCCAAGGGTGACGTCGCCGCGGGCGGAGAGCTCTTCCGCACCAACTGCGCGCAGTGCCACAACTTCGCCGGCAAGGGCGGTGCCCTGACCAACGGCAAGTACGCCCCGGCGCTGGACAGCACCTCGCCGAAGCACATCTACGAGGCCATGCAGACCGGCCCGCAGAACATGCCCTCCTTCCCCGACTCGGTCATGCCCGAGAAGCAGAAGCGCGACATCGTCGCATACGTCCGCCACGCCGCCGAGGCGCCCAGCCCGGGCGGTATGGACCTCGGCAGCCTCGGCCCGGTGGCCGAGGGCCTCTTCGGCTGGATCTTCGGGCTGGGCGCGCTGATCGCCGTCGCCATCTGGGTCGCCGCCCACACCACCAAGGCCAAGAAGTCATGA